The Balneola vulgaris DSM 17893 DNA window AGCGTTCAATTTTGAGTGAAGCCCCATTTGGCAACACCACCTTTTCTAATATTTCCTCGTTCTTTTTGAGTGCGTGATAATTGACGTCATTTTCATCCTCACATATCATTGTAAGCACGGTATCTTCATTCAAAAATCGAGTGATGTCATCAATATGCCCATCCGTATCATCGCCGGCTAAGCCCGAGCCCAACCATATAATCTGTTCAACACCCAAATAGTGCTTCAACTTCGCCTCGATTTCACTCTTACTTAAACAAGGGTTCCTATTGGGGTTTAATAATACCGACTCAGTAGTTAATACAGAACCTGCTCCATTCACATCAATCGAACCACCTTCTAATACCATACCCGGTTCAATTCTTTCAACCTTATACTTTGAGGCTATATACTCTGGCAAAGCATTGTCACTGTCAAAGGGTGGATACTTTTCACCCCAAGCATTGTATTCCCAGTCTAAAATTTTAAACGAATCCGTTGTACTATCTACAACGAAAATAGGACCACAGTCTCTCGCCCACACGTCATTTATTGCTTGCAGGTGGATGATTAATCGATCAAAATTTGTAGTGCTATTTTCTAATAATGCTTCTGCTCTTTGTTGAACCTTTTCGTTCTCAATGAATAAATGAACGTTCTCATAGTTAGTAAGGGCTTCGATGATTTCTACATATACTTTTTCAACGCGCTCTAATCGCTCATCAGGCCAAGTTTCTCTATTAGAAGGCCAATGAAGTTGGGTACCAGAGTGTGTTTCCCACTCAGCAGGCATTTTATACATCTATATTCCCTAACTCAGTCTAAAATTCGTTTTGTAATGCCATCATAGAGATCAATTCTTCTATCACGCAAAAATGGCCATTCACGTCTTTGAGCCTCAATTCGACTCAGATCGCATTCAGCTATTAGAATCTCTTCTTTTTCACCGGCTTCTTCAATGATTTGACCAAAAGGTCCTGCCACAAATGATTTACCCCAGAATTTTAATTGCTTTTCCTTACCAACGCGATTTACAGCCGCTACATAACAACCATTCGCTATAGCATGACTTCGTTGTATAATTTGCCATGCGTCAGAAAATTCCTTCTTTTGCTTTCTTGATTCTCCCTTTAGCATTCCAATTGCGGTTGGATAGAATATGATCTCAGCACCTTTTAAAGCTGTAATACGAGCTGCTTCAGGGAACCATTGATCCCAGCAGATAAGCACCCCAATTTTACCATAAGCCGTATCTACCACTTGAAAACCAGACTCTTCGTCACCGGGTGTGAAATAGTATTTCTCATAGAACCCAGGATCATCGGGTATGTGCAACTTTCTATAAACGGCCTTTCTTTCACCGTCTACATCAATCACCACTGCGCTATTGTGATATACACCTTGTGCTCTTTTTTCGAAAAAAGGGATCACCAATACAACGTTTAATTCTTTTGCTAAGGAAGCAAACTGATCTAGAAACTGACTATCTAATGACTGCGCTAAATTGAAATGAGCCTCATCATATTCTCTACAGAAGTAGGGAGTATTAAATAGTTCTTGTAAACAGATAACCTGTGCACCCTGTGAACTCGCCTCTTTAACCAGAGCGAGTACTCGTTCAATATTATTTGAAGGTTGATCTTCACAGTAGGTTTGAATTAAACCCAGCTTTACGAGTCGTTGTTTATTTTCCATACACAAATTTACAAAGAATGCAGTTTCTTTGGGTTTCCTTTTTCATGTGATTTAAAAATTAACAATGAAATTTAAGGTTAAACATGAATCAGGCATAAATAATATATGTGCATTGCTACAGATTCATTAATGCCTCAAAAAATTAGGGTAAATACTATTTTAACTTAAAATTTCGACTTCAAATCATTAACTTTGGTGCTTCACAAAAAAATCACCCAAAAGGAGTTATGACACCTAACTACGACAAGCACCCAAAAAGTAAAGTTGGATTAGACTATTTAGGCTTAGAGAATAACAAAAACGTACACTGGAACCTGAAACCTTCAGAGCTTTATGAGAAAGCCATTTGCCGCGGTGAAGCTTTCTTAACTAAAGACCATGCTCTTGTTGTTCATACTGGAAAATTTACCGGTAGATCTCCAAAAGATAAATTTATTGTTGATCAGCCATCTATTCACGATGACGTTGATTGGGGAGAGATTAATCAACCCATTTCAGAAGAAGTTTTTGATAACCTCTTCACCAAAGTTCAAAACTATTTAGGCGACAAAGAGCTTTTTGTAAAAGATCTATTTTGTGGCGCCGACAAAAATAACCGTTTACAGGTTCGCGTAGTTAGTGAAGTTGCATACCACGGCTTATTTGCTCACAACATGTTTATTCGTCCATCTAACGATGAGTTAGTAGACCATGAACCTGAGTTTACTGTATTAGCTGCTCCATTTTTAGAAGCAGACCCATCTGTGGATGGTACAAAATCTAGTACTTTCATTATCTGTAACTTTGAGAAGAAGATCATCCTAATCGGAGGCACTATGTACTCTGGTGAAGTGAAAAAAGGAATCTTCGGAGTTATGAACTACTTACTTCCTAAGAAAGGCATCATGGCTATGCACTGCTCGGCCAACCACGACGAAAATGGCAAAACTGCTGTATTCTTCGGTCTTTCTGGAACTGGTAAAACAACCCTTTCTGCCGACCCAGACAAAACTCTTATCGGTGACGATGAGCACGGATGGAGCGACGAAGGTATTTTCAATTTTGAAGGTGGTTGTTATGCAAAAACCATCAACTTGTCGGAAGAAGGCGAGCCGATG harbors:
- a CDS encoding agmatine deiminase family protein — encoded protein: MPAEWETHSGTQLHWPSNRETWPDERLERVEKVYVEIIEALTNYENVHLFIENEKVQQRAEALLENSTTNFDRLIIHLQAINDVWARDCGPIFVVDSTTDSFKILDWEYNAWGEKYPPFDSDNALPEYIASKYKVERIEPGMVLEGGSIDVNGAGSVLTTESVLLNPNRNPCLSKSEIEAKLKHYLGVEQIIWLGSGLAGDDTDGHIDDITRFLNEDTVLTMICEDENDVNYHALKKNEEILEKVVLPNGASLKIERLPLPQTKIEGTTVDGSEYVPASYANFYIANGCVLVPLYDKNYDQLALDLFKKYFPNRDIIGIDCSDLVWGQGSIHCITQQWYI
- a CDS encoding carbon-nitrogen hydrolase; its protein translation is MENKQRLVKLGLIQTYCEDQPSNNIERVLALVKEASSQGAQVICLQELFNTPYFCREYDEAHFNLAQSLDSQFLDQFASLAKELNVVLVIPFFEKRAQGVYHNSAVVIDVDGERKAVYRKLHIPDDPGFYEKYYFTPGDEESGFQVVDTAYGKIGVLICWDQWFPEAARITALKGAEIIFYPTAIGMLKGESRKQKKEFSDAWQIIQRSHAIANGCYVAAVNRVGKEKQLKFWGKSFVAGPFGQIIEEAGEKEEILIAECDLSRIEAQRREWPFLRDRRIDLYDGITKRILD
- the pckA gene encoding phosphoenolpyruvate carboxykinase (ATP), with translation MTPNYDKHPKSKVGLDYLGLENNKNVHWNLKPSELYEKAICRGEAFLTKDHALVVHTGKFTGRSPKDKFIVDQPSIHDDVDWGEINQPISEEVFDNLFTKVQNYLGDKELFVKDLFCGADKNNRLQVRVVSEVAYHGLFAHNMFIRPSNDELVDHEPEFTVLAAPFLEADPSVDGTKSSTFIICNFEKKIILIGGTMYSGEVKKGIFGVMNYLLPKKGIMAMHCSANHDENGKTAVFFGLSGTGKTTLSADPDKTLIGDDEHGWSDEGIFNFEGGCYAKTINLSEEGEPMIYATTKMPGTILENVILNDDREPDFDDVSLTQNTRCSYPINFIPNASKTGTGNHPENIIFLTADAFGVLPPISKLTPEQAMYHFISGYTAKVAGTERGVTEPQATFSACFGAPFMPLHPTAYAELLAEKIRKHGSQVWLVNTGWTGGAYGEGSRMKLTHTRRMLSEAIAGNLENVEYVEDANFGVMVPTAVDGVPSEVLVPRNTWNNPEEYDLKARELASMFVENFKQFEDQASEELLKAAPRVS